Within the Rhizobium grahamii genome, the region ACTACCGCGCCAAGGGCAAGGCAAAGCCTGACCTGAAGCAGGCCGACGCGATGATCGAGTTCCGCAAGGAATGCCGCGCCTATGCCGAAAAGTGGATCAAGATCCAGGGCGACGAGTTCAAGCGCCTCGGCATCGAGGGCGATTTCGACAATCCGTACCTGACGATGAACTTCCACGCCGAAAGCCGCATCGCCGGCGAACTCCTGAAGATCGCCATGAGCGGCCAGCTCTATCGCGGCTCCAAGCCGATCATGTGGTCGGTGGTCGAGCGCACGGCGCTGGCGGAAGCCGAAGTCGAGTACCACGACGTCGAGAGCGACATGATCTGGGTGAAGTTCCCGGTCGTGGGTGGCGCCGGCGAGCTTGCCGATGCCCATGTCGTCATCTGGACGACCACGCCGTGGACGATCCCGGGCAACCGCGCCATCGCCTATTCGCCGAAGGTCGCCTACGGCCTCTATGAAATCACGGCCGCCGAAAACGACTTCGGTCCGCAGCCCGGCGAGAAGCTGATCTTCGCCGACGCGCTTGCCGAGGAGTCCGCCAAGAAGGCCAAGCTCACCTTCCAGCGCCTGCGTGGCCTCTCGGCTGATGAGATGGCCGGCATCACCGCCGCCCACCCCCTCAAGGGCCTCGGCGGCGGCTACGAATTCGCTGTTCCGCTGCTCCCTGGCGACCACGTCACCGATGACGCAGGTACCGGCTTCGTCCACACCGCCCCGTCGCACGGCCGCGAAGACTTCGAGGCCTGGATGTCCTCCGCCAAGCAGCTCGAAGCAAAGGGTATCGACACCCGCATCCCGTTCCCGGTCGACGACAGCGGCACCTACACGTCGGACGCCCCCGGCTTCGAAGGCGCCCGCGTCATGGACGACAACGGCAAGAAGGGCGATGCCAACGAGCGCGTCATCAAGACGCTGATCGAGCGCAACGCTCTGTTTGCCCGTGGCCGCCTGAAGCATTCCTATCCGCATTCCTGGCGCTCCAAGAAGCCGATCATCTTCCGCAACACGCCGCAGTGGTTCGTCTACATGGACAAGGACCTGAAGGACGGCACGACGCTGCGCACCCGTGCGCTCAAGGCAATCGACGATACCCGTTTCGTGCCCGCCGCCGGCCAGAACCGCCTGCGCGCCATGATCGAGCAGCGCCCGGACTGGGTGCTTTCGCGTCAAAGAGCATGGGGCGTTCCGATCTGCGTCTTCGCCGATGAGGACGGCAACGTCCTGCAGGATGCCGATGTCAACGCCCGCATCCTCGAGGCCTTCGACGTCGAGGGCGCCGATGCCTGGTTCGCCGAGGGCGCCAAGGATCGCTTCCTCGGCAACGGTCACGACCACGCCAAGTGGACCCAGGTCATGGACATCCTCGATGTCTGGTTCGACAGTGGCTCGACCCATACTTTTACGCTCGAAGACCGCCCGGACTTGAAGTGGCCGGCCGATCTCTATCTCGAAGGCTCCGACCAACATCGCGGCTGGTTCCACTCGTCGCTGCTGGAATCCGCCGCCACCCGTGGCCGCGCGCCTTACAACGCCGTCCTCACCCATGGTTTCACCATGGACGAGAAGGGCGAGAAGATGTCGAAGTCCAAGGGCAACGTCACCTCGCCGCAGGAGATCATGAAGGATGCCGGCGCCGACATCCTGCGCCTCTGGGTCATGACCTCGGACTATGCCGACGACCTGCGCGTCGGCAAGACCATCATCCAGACCAATGTCGATGCCTACCGCAAGCTGCGCAACACCATCCGCTGGATGCTCGGCACGCTGGCACACGACAAGGGCGAGACCTTCGCGGTTTCCGAAATGCCGGAGCTCGAGCAGCTGATGCTGCACCGCCTGGCTGAGCTCGACCAGCTGGTGCGCGAGAACTACGACGCCTTCGACTTCAAGAAGATCGCCCGCGCGCTGATCGACTTCGCCAATGTCGAGCTCTCTGCTTTCTACTTCGACGTCCGCAAGGATGCGCTCTATTGCGACGCTCCGTCGTCGCTGCGCCGCCGCGCCTCGCTGCATGTCATCCGCGCGATCTTCGATTGCATGGTGACCTGGCTGGCGCCGATGCTGCCCTTCACGACGGAAGAAGCCTGGCTGTCGCGCAACCCCGACGCCGTCTCGGTTCACCTCGAGCAGTTCCCGACCATTCCGGCCGACTGGAAGAACGAGGCGCTGGCCGAGAAGTGGAAGAAGATCCGCGCGGTTCGCACGGTCGTGACAGGCGCGCTGGAGATCGAGCGCAAGGACAAGCGCATCGGTTCCTCGCTGGAAGCCGCGCCCGTCGTGCACATCACCGATGCCGAGCTGCTGAAGGCGCTTGAGGGGCAGGATTTCGAGGAAATCTGCATCACTTCGGGCATCACCATCGACGGCTCCGAAGGCCCGGTGGATGCGTTCCGCCTGCCGGAAGTTCCTCTCGTCAGCGTCGAACCGAAGCTTGCGGAAGGTACGAAGTGCGCCCGTTCATGGCGTATCACGACGGACGTCGGGTCCGATCCTGATTACCCCGATGTCTCCGCTCGTGACGCGGCGGCACTTCGCGAACTGGCTGTGCAATAACGAAGAATATTGCCGGGTGAATTGCGCAATTGCTGTTCATCCGGTAAAAGCTGCCTGAAAATGGCCGGATTTTTCCGTCAGGGGACGATTGTCCGGTTTTGGGCGATGATGCACCGGCATGGCTGGAAGGGTTTTCATGTTATCGAAACGTTGGTTCCATTTGGGCGTCTGCCTGACCGTGGCGATGGCAGGCGGCGCGATGATCACTGGCTGCACGAGCGGCCCGCGTTACGGAACCGACAAGACGGCATTCCAGCAGCTGACGGACGACCTCGGTGACTCCGTTTCGCTGACCGGCAAGGATCCCAAGAACAAGGGTGTCCGCTACGCTCCGCGCCCCTCGCTCGTCCTGCCGTCCGATACAGCAAAGGAAACGCTGGTCGAGCCGCAGCAGTCGATCGCCAGCAAGGACAATCCGCAGTGGATCGAGTCGCCTGAAGAGACCCGCGCGCGTCTCGTCAAGGAAGCCGACGACAACAGCGACAATCCGCACTACCGCTCGCCGCTCGCCAGCTCCGCCATCGAAGGTGGTCGCCGCACGACGGAAGAGCAGACCAAGGCCTATCGCGAAGCCCGCGCCATCCAGAAGGGCGCCTATCTC harbors:
- the ileS gene encoding isoleucine--tRNA ligase → MTDTAEKIDYSKTLYLPETDFPMRAGLPQKEPETVARWQQMGLYKKLRASAAGREKFVLHDGPPYANGNIHIGHALNKILKDVINRSFQMRGFDANYVPGWDCHGLPIEWKIEEENYRAKGKAKPDLKQADAMIEFRKECRAYAEKWIKIQGDEFKRLGIEGDFDNPYLTMNFHAESRIAGELLKIAMSGQLYRGSKPIMWSVVERTALAEAEVEYHDVESDMIWVKFPVVGGAGELADAHVVIWTTTPWTIPGNRAIAYSPKVAYGLYEITAAENDFGPQPGEKLIFADALAEESAKKAKLTFQRLRGLSADEMAGITAAHPLKGLGGGYEFAVPLLPGDHVTDDAGTGFVHTAPSHGREDFEAWMSSAKQLEAKGIDTRIPFPVDDSGTYTSDAPGFEGARVMDDNGKKGDANERVIKTLIERNALFARGRLKHSYPHSWRSKKPIIFRNTPQWFVYMDKDLKDGTTLRTRALKAIDDTRFVPAAGQNRLRAMIEQRPDWVLSRQRAWGVPICVFADEDGNVLQDADVNARILEAFDVEGADAWFAEGAKDRFLGNGHDHAKWTQVMDILDVWFDSGSTHTFTLEDRPDLKWPADLYLEGSDQHRGWFHSSLLESAATRGRAPYNAVLTHGFTMDEKGEKMSKSKGNVTSPQEIMKDAGADILRLWVMTSDYADDLRVGKTIIQTNVDAYRKLRNTIRWMLGTLAHDKGETFAVSEMPELEQLMLHRLAELDQLVRENYDAFDFKKIARALIDFANVELSAFYFDVRKDALYCDAPSSLRRRASLHVIRAIFDCMVTWLAPMLPFTTEEAWLSRNPDAVSVHLEQFPTIPADWKNEALAEKWKKIRAVRTVVTGALEIERKDKRIGSSLEAAPVVHITDAELLKALEGQDFEEICITSGITIDGSEGPVDAFRLPEVPLVSVEPKLAEGTKCARSWRITTDVGSDPDYPDVSARDAAALRELAVQ